GAAGCGAGGCTAGCACGTCTTCGATCCATTTATCGACAGGCGGCGTTGGAGGAAGCGACCGCGATTCCATCCGAACCCGAGGCCTTATCCCCTCTTTTTCTTGCCATGACCGGTTCCCCGTCCTCAGCGAGCCCTCCATCCACACAAGGTGGGGAGTCGCGAAAACCCGAGGCCGCGTCCCATGCGGGAAGCGGGCCCATGACGGCTTCGGCGACTTCTTCGAGCGAAAAGCCCCCGCTTCCTGAAGCCCCTCCCTCCTTTGGACCGTATTATCCCGTAGCACGACCGATTCAGGAACAAGTTCCCTTACCCTGGATTTTTCGAGCCGGCCTTGCCATGCTACGCTTTATTTTCACGCACAAAACAGAAATCCTTGCAGGTCTTTTTTTCGCCTTTGCACTGTTTTTGGTGCTTGCGATCATCTTTTCCACCAGGAGAGAACGGCTGTGAAACCCATAACCAGGACAGCACCGTCATCGCGGCTTTTGGCGTGGAGTGTGCCTACAACCCTGGTGTTTTTTGTCCTTGCCTTCTTGACCACATGTGCCTCACGGCCTGAAGATAGGGCTCGAGAATTAGACCGGCGAGCCAAAACCGCTTGGGCGGAACATCGGTTCGCCGTCGCCCTGGCGCTCTGGGAAGAAGCTTACGGCCTCACTCCCGATGATACCACCCTGGCCCTGCGACTTGCCCAGGCTTACGGGTACAGGTCTCAATGGGACAAAGGCCTTGAACTCTGCCGCCATGTGCTGGATCGAGATTCCCGCCATCTGAAAGCGTGGCGCACTTTAGCGCTGTTAGCCATGGCCTCCGGCCATATGGACCAAGCTTTACGTGCCGTGGAAACTTTAAAGCACCTGGATCCAAAAAGCGCCGCTTCCCGATCCCTCAACGGGGATTTTCTTTTGCTTCAGGGGAACGCCAAGGGGGCGCTGCAATCCTACGAAGCCGCCCTGGATTTTTTAAGATCTGAAGAAACCTCGTCGGAACCTCTTGCGGAAAAGGAAACATTGCCGGGATTAACCGACCCGGATGCGAAAGGTGTGCTGCAGGCAAAAAAAGCGGCCTGCCTTATCGCTTTGGGACGTCGCACCGAAGCCCTTCACCTGGTGGGAAACCTGGCTGCGGGCGCTTCAAAAGATTCGCAGCTTTGGGCGCATCTAGGTCGCCTTTGGGAAATTCTTGGAGAAAAAGATCAGGCGATTCGCGCCTATGAAGCCGCCTATGATTTGAATCCCGGGGATCTTTCCCCTATGGTGCACCGGATTCGTCTGGCCCTGGATGACCATCGTCCACAGGAAGCCACCGAAGCTCTGGATCGATTGGAAAAAGACGGCGCTTCCACCGAAGTGGTTGGAAAACTTCGTCTCGAAGTCGCCCTGCGGGAAGGTCAATTGCAGGAAGCCGCTCGAGTGTTGGCGAAACTCAAGGCCAAAGGCGTCGTGGACACGGAAGTGCGGCTTCTGGAAGCCAAGATTCGACTCTTGGAAGATCGTCCTTTAGAGGCGCTTCTTATCCTGGAAAAACTCCTAGACCTGGAACCTCATATTCCCACAACCCATTACCTGGCAGGTTTGGCCCATCTTCGATTAAACCATATACGCTTAGCCCAAAAGTCCATGATTCGAGCTTTAGAACTGAATCCTGGATTTACGGAAGCCCGCCTGGTTCTAGCCGCTGGTTATTACAAGCTGAATGAAACGGAACCGGCTCGAGCCCATGCGGAGGCTCTGGCGGCACGGGAACCGGAAAATCCGGAGGCTCGAATCCTTTTGGCCCTGTGTGCCGCTGAAAAGGGTTTTGGGGACGAGGCGGCTCGGCATGTGCAAGCCCTTCGCCTGCTGAACGGGGATCCTCTGAGAACCTTTTCAGTGCAAACTCAGGTGCTTGCACACGCGGGGGAAACAAAACGAGCCCTAAAAACCGCTTTCAGTCTTTGGGAAAGCTTCCCTTTAGATGCCGATGCCGCCTGGCTTGCCGTTCGACTTTCGTGTCAAACAGGTCGAAGCGATGAAGCTCAGAAGCTTTTGGAACAAATTCGGGATCGTGGCGCCTCATCGTCGGTCTTTCAGGTTTTGACCGGAGATCTTGCGCTTTGTTTGAACCGAAAGGAAGAAGCACGAAAAGCCTATGCTCGAGCTCTGGAACTGGATGGCAGGGCGGCGTCGGCTTATCGAGGGCTGGTTCGGAGTGAAGAAGCTTCTGAAGAAACTCTGCGAAGAATTCTCGAAGACTTTCGAAAGCAGGTGCCTTCTTCGGTGGAACCCGTGACGGCCTTAGCGGACCTTGCCTTTCAAAAGGGGGACATGGCGACGGCCCGTAGCCTTTTGGAACGGGACCTGAGCGCCCATCCCGATTCAGCGATTTTGCTGAACAATTTGGCCTGGGTTTATTTGGAATCCGACCAATGCTTGGACAAGGCCCTGTCTTTGGCGCAACGGGCCTACGATCTTTTGCCTCATCGCGTGGAAGTCCTGGACACTCTGGGATATGCGTATCTCAAGAAAGGCCTGTCGGCCCGTGCCTTGTGGTACTTAAGCGAAGCCCGCAGCCGGGATCCTCAGAATCCCATGCCGGCTTATCATCTAGGGCTTCTCTATGCGCATCAAAACGACAACGACCAAGCCCGCCTGCATCTGGAAGCGGCTCTTCGCCTCGGGCTTCCAGCCGACGCCGCGGCCCACGCAAGCTCGCTTCTCCAAAACCTTTCGTCATCCCCTAGACTCGACACTTCGCTTTCCGAATCAGTTCCGCCTTCCAATCCTTTAACTTCCAAATAAAACGAACATGAGCGACACCTCAAGCCATCGACAAGACACGGTCTATGGTTTTGGCCGTAAACTGGCGATCCTGAATGTTTTTTAAACGGGTTCTTCAGTCTAGAGAAAAACTTTGAAGCTTTCCTGCATCCCGCCTTCAAAGGGCATGCGGCAGGGATCCTCGAAAACGAACACTTGGCAAGGTGGGCTCTCACAACCAGAGGTCTTGGGGTCTTCCGCGATCTCTTCGGGCCAGAGCGAACCCTTGGCATGGTAAAGCCCACAAAACTCCTCAACAGAAAAAAGGTCCGCTCGGCCAAAGAAACATGTGCAACCCTGTTCCTTCTTAGGAAGACTTTTGCACACAAAAAGTGCAACGTGTTGCACACTGCGTGGAAGATTTTGGAAGTCGCTCGGTGAGCAAGGCCTTGTTTCTCTAGTAAAAACGATAGAATAAACTATATCCCTTCTGATTGACGGCGTAAGCATGGTTCTTGCAATTTGGTTCGTGCAACGGAGCGGCCTGGCCCCAACAGGATGAAAATGCCATGAGAACGCTTTGGGTTGGAAGGGTTTTGGAAGCTTTGGAGACCCTAGAGGGCAGAAAGCGGTGAGGGAAGGGAAGACTTGGGGCGAGACAAAGGAAGCTTCTTTTTCGAGATTTTTCAGGGCTGACAGGTGAGGGAAAGAGGCAACAGCGATACGGGTGATTGAAAAATCCAGGATCATGAAAGGAGCGAAGCCATGGTGAAAAGGAGGGTCTTGATTCTGTGGTATGGAAGAGCGGATCCGTCGGCCGACAAGTCTGGGCGTTTGAGCAAGGGATGGTTTCTGGGTGCAAAACAAGAAGGAGTGAGTTTATGAAAAAGAGAATTCTGTTGTTGACCCTGTGTGCTTTGCTTATGGGGGGTGGTGTTGCCAACGCCCAGTTTTTTAATAACTGGTATTTCAATCCCTACGGGACTGGGTTTGGCGCGGCCATAGAGATTACAGAATATTTCGATCTTACCGGTATCGCTTACGTGGAAAACACGATAACCGGTTCTGGCCCGGCGGGAACTTTCACGGATCATGGAGTGTTCAAATCCTTCAGCCATGATGGTGGTTCAGGGTGGCCGAGCGACATCGAAATCACGGCAACCTTTGTGGCAACAGGAACCTTTACTGATTTAGCGAGCGGAACCTTCACCTTTGATCCAGGGGGCACGTTAGAGATCTATGCTGATCCTAGCCCCGACTATGGAACGCCCACTGACATATACGGCGCCAACAACGGGACTCTCATTGGCGTATGGACGCTTGTTTCCGGCGGAGGACAACTAGAGAATGCAGTACCTAACGGAGATATTTCCGTCTACTTTACGGCTACTTACTTGGCCTCGGATTATTGGTTTACGCCTTCGGGAGTCGACATGAGCACGCTCGCGCCACCTATCATTGCCATCTCTTTGGCGACCACGAATGCAAGCGTGACAGCGCCGAACTCTACAGTGGTGCCCGAATTTGGCGATTGGTTTGATCCGGATCCACCCGGCACTAGCAACCGGCCACTCCAATTGTGGATGAGTAATAACGGGCAATATCGTGTCGGCGTTGTGCCTGAACCGGCGACCATGCTGCTCTTGGGCTCTGGATTGGCAGGCCTTGCCGGCTTCGCGAAACGAAGAAAGTCTTCCAAAAAATAGGGCCATAAGACGCAGCCCTTTAAACTGCAGGAGCGGTGGACGGCTATCCGTTCCACCGCTTCTGTCGTTAACGAGAAAAAGACGATCACTCCCTTCCTCACTCAGCCCGAAAGCTTAGCCGGCTGTCTTTTGGACCCCATTCTCGACTCATAGAGAAAGCGGCGTAGAGTTGTATACCCGGTGATCTTTTGCAACCTGCGAAGCAGGATAAAGGATCGCCAGAGGGGTTGTTGGATTCTGCCTAGCCGGTAAAGGGTTGCAATGCATCGAAGGAGGGCAGGAGGGGTCTTTTCATCCTCGTCGTACATGTAGTAGTTGCTTTTTCTCATGGCCTGCCTTTTGGTCAAATCCTTGATGGTGTGCACATCGAGACCGTAAGAATCGGGCAAATGGGCCGGAAATAAGAAATTTCGCTTTTCCACGGCCAGAGAAGGAAAA
The nucleotide sequence above comes from Desulfosoma sp.. Encoded proteins:
- a CDS encoding tetratricopeptide repeat protein yields the protein MKPITRTAPSSRLLAWSVPTTLVFFVLAFLTTCASRPEDRARELDRRAKTAWAEHRFAVALALWEEAYGLTPDDTTLALRLAQAYGYRSQWDKGLELCRHVLDRDSRHLKAWRTLALLAMASGHMDQALRAVETLKHLDPKSAASRSLNGDFLLLQGNAKGALQSYEAALDFLRSEETSSEPLAEKETLPGLTDPDAKGVLQAKKAACLIALGRRTEALHLVGNLAAGASKDSQLWAHLGRLWEILGEKDQAIRAYEAAYDLNPGDLSPMVHRIRLALDDHRPQEATEALDRLEKDGASTEVVGKLRLEVALREGQLQEAARVLAKLKAKGVVDTEVRLLEAKIRLLEDRPLEALLILEKLLDLEPHIPTTHYLAGLAHLRLNHIRLAQKSMIRALELNPGFTEARLVLAAGYYKLNETEPARAHAEALAAREPENPEARILLALCAAEKGFGDEAARHVQALRLLNGDPLRTFSVQTQVLAHAGETKRALKTAFSLWESFPLDADAAWLAVRLSCQTGRSDEAQKLLEQIRDRGASSSVFQVLTGDLALCLNRKEEARKAYARALELDGRAASAYRGLVRSEEASEETLRRILEDFRKQVPSSVEPVTALADLAFQKGDMATARSLLERDLSAHPDSAILLNNLAWVYLESDQCLDKALSLAQRAYDLLPHRVEVLDTLGYAYLKKGLSARALWYLSEARSRDPQNPMPAYHLGLLYAHQNDNDQARLHLEAALRLGLPADAAAHASSLLQNLSSSPRLDTSLSESVPPSNPLTSK
- the pepA gene encoding flocculation-associated PEP-CTERM protein PepA codes for the protein MKKRILLLTLCALLMGGGVANAQFFNNWYFNPYGTGFGAAIEITEYFDLTGIAYVENTITGSGPAGTFTDHGVFKSFSHDGGSGWPSDIEITATFVATGTFTDLASGTFTFDPGGTLEIYADPSPDYGTPTDIYGANNGTLIGVWTLVSGGGQLENAVPNGDISVYFTATYLASDYWFTPSGVDMSTLAPPIIAISLATTNASVTAPNSTVVPEFGDWFDPDPPGTSNRPLQLWMSNNGQYRVGVVPEPATMLLLGSGLAGLAGFAKRRKSSKK